GCGCATCCGCTCGGCGTCGAACGTGAGGGTCGTCACCAGTCCGCGGAGGGCCCGGAGCGCGAGCTCGCAGGTGTCCAGCGCGTCGAAGAGGGGCGGCTTGTCCTCCTGCAGATCTCGGTTGTAGGCGAGGGGCAGGCCCTTGAGCGTGGCGAGCAGCCCGGTCAGGTCGCCGATCACGCGTCCGGCCTTGCCCCGGACGAGCTCGGCGACGTCCGGGTTCTTCTTCTGGGGGAGCATCGAGGAGCCGGTCGCGTACTCGTCGGCGAGGTGGGCGAAGCCGAACTCGGTGCCACACCAGAGGACGAGCTCTTCACCGAGGCGCGAGAGGTGCACCATCGTCAGGCTGCAGACGAACAGGGCCTCGGCCGCGAAGTCGCGGTCGGAGACGGCGTCGATCGAGTTCTCGAACCGGCGCGGGAACCCGAGCTCTCGCGCCGCCGCGTCGGGGTCGAGGGGCAGGCTGGATCCCGCCAGGGCGCCCGCTCCGAGGGGCGACACCGCGGTCCGGTCCAGCGCGTCGCGCCACCGATCGACGTCGCGGGCGAGGGCCCAGAAATGGGCCAGGAGGTGGTGGGCGAGCAAGACCGGCTGGGCCCGCTGCAGGTGGGTGTAGCCGGGCAGGTACAGGTCTCCGGCCTCGGTGGCGCGGTCGGCGAGCGTCGTCTGCAGGTCGTGGATCGCGCGAGCAGCGCCCCTCCCCGCCCGGAGGAGGTAGAGGCGCAGGTCGGTGGCGACCTGGTCGTTGCGGCTGCGGCCGGTGTGGAGCTTGGCGCCGGTGCTACCGGCGAGCTCGGTGACGCGCCGCTCCACCGCGGTGTGGATGTCCTCGTCGCTGGCGGCGAACGCGAACGTGCCGTCGGTCAGCTCGGCCTCGACCGCGTCGAGGGCCGCGAGGATCGCCGCGACCTCCTCGGGGGTGAGGATCCCGGTCGCCCCGAGCATCCGCACGTGGGCGCGGGAGCCGGCGACGTCCTCGGGCGCGAGCCGGCGGTCCACCGAGAGGCTCTCGGTGAAGGCGACGAGCTCGTCCGCCGGCGGCTGGTCGAGCCGGCCGTGCCACAGCGGTCGGGCGGGATCGGGCTCGCTCACCGGCCCGCCTTCGGCGGGCCGTGGCGCCGGGCCACGGTCTCGAGGCCGAGGCCCCAGAGGCGGACGAACCCGGCCGCGTCCTGGTGCCGGAACCGGTCGGCGGCGTCGTAGGTGGCCAGCTCGTAGTCGTAGAGCCCGTGCGGCGAGCGTCGGCCGGCCACGAAGCAGCGGCCGGGCTCGAGGCGGAGGCGCACCTCGCCGGTCACCGGGGCCTGGCTGGCGGCGACGAAGGCGTCGAGCGCCGCCCGGAGCGGCGAGAACCACAAGCCGTCGTACACGAGCTCGGCGTACCGAGGCTCCAGCCGGGCCTTCTCCCGGAGCAGGTCGCGCTCGAGCGTGATCGACTCCAGGTCGGCGTGGGCGAGGATCAGGGCCAGCGAGCCGGGGCACTCGTAGACCTCGCGGCTCTTGATGCCGACGCGCCGGTTCTCGACCATGTCGAGGCGGCACCAGCCGTAGCGTCCGACCGCCTCGCTGACCGACTCGACGAGCTCGTGAAGCGGGAGGGCGGTGCCGTCGAGCGCGACCGGCACGCCGGCCTCGAACGACAGGACGAGCTCCCAGGGGTCGCGGGGGGCCGCGGCGGGGTCGGTCGTCAGCGCGTACGGCTCGGTCGGGGGGGTCGCCCACGGGTCCTCGAGCGCGCCGCACTCGATGGCGCGGCCCCAGAGGTTCTCGTCGATCGAGTACGGGTTGTCGTGGCGGACCTTCACCGGGATGCCGTGGCGGGCCGCGTACCCGATCGCGTCCTCGCGCGTCAGGCCCCAGTCGCGCACCGGCGCGAGCACGTCGAGGTCCGGGGCCAGGGCCCGGACCGACACCTCGAAGCGGACCTGGTCGTTGCCTTTGCCGGTGCACCCGTGGGCGACGGCGTCGGCGCCGTGCGCGCGCGCCGACTCGACGAGGTGGCGGGCGATGACGGGGCGCGAGAGCGCCGACGAGAGCGGGTACTTGCCCTCGTAGAGGGCGTTCGCCTGCAGCGCCGGCAGGCAGTAGTCGTCGGCGAACTCGGCGCGCGCGTCGACCACCTCGGCCTCGACGGCGCCGGCGGCGCGGGCGCGCGCCCGGATGGTGTCCCAGCTGTCGTCCGCCCGCTGCCCGACGTCGACGGCGAGCGCGATCACGTCGCAGTCCCACTCGGCGCGCATCCAGTGGACGGCGACCGACGTGTCGAGCCCGCCGGAGTAGGCGAGGACGACCCGCCGACGACCCCGCGCGCTCATCGCACCGCCTCCATCGTCGCTACAGCCCGGCCAGGGCGGCGAGCTGCGCGGCGACCCGGGCGCCGCCGGCCTGCTCCGAGCACACGAGGATGAGGGTGTCGTCGCCGGCGACGTTCCCGAGGACGTCCGGGAGCCCAGCCCGGTCGAGGGCCGACCCGATGACGTGGGCCGACCCCGGCGGCGTGCGCAGCACCACGAGGTTGCCGCTGTGCGCGACCTCGACCACGAAGTCGCCCATCACGCGCCGGAGGTGGTCGTCGGGCGCGGCCGCCTCCCGGGCGTGCTCCGGGAGGGCGTACGCCATCGTCCCGCCGGGGATGCGGACCTTCACCGCTCCGAGCTCCTCGAGGTCGCGGCTCACCGTGGCCTGGGTGGCGACGATCCCGTCGGCGGCGAGGAGCTCGACGATCTGGGCCTGGCTCGAGATCGGCTGCTCCTCGAGCAGCCGAGCCACGCGGTGCTGGCGCTGCGGCTTCCCGAGCGTGGCCACTCACGCACCTCCCAGCTCGGCGAGCAGCGCCCGGGTGGCGTGCATCCGGTTGGCCGCCTGCAGCCAGACCGCCGACTGGGGGCCGTCGATCACGTCCGCGGTCACCTCCTCGCCCCGGTGGGCGGGCAGGCAGTGCAGGAATCGGGCGCCGGCGCCGGCGGCGGCCATGAGGGCCCGGTCGACGGTGTAGCCCGCGAACGCGGCCCGACGGCGCTCCTGCTCCTCCTCCTGGCCCATCGAGGTCCAGACGTCGGTGTAAATGGCGTCGACGTCGCGCACGGCCTCGTACGGGTCGGCCGTGAGCTCGACGGCACCGCCGAGGTTGCGGGCCCGCTCCACGACGTCGTCGTCGAGCGCGTATCCCGGCGGCGACGCGATAGTGAGCTCGAGCCCGCAGAGCGCCGCCGCGAAGGCGAGCGACGCGGCGACGTTGTTGCCGTCACCGACGTAGGCGACCCGCCGGCCGTCGAGGGTGCCGAACAGCTCTCGGAGCGTCAACAGGTCGGCGAGGGCCTGGCACGGGTGGGCCCGGTCGGACAGGAGGTTGACGACGGGGACGTCGATCGCCGCCGCCATCGCCTCGAGGGTCTCGTGGTCGAAGACCCGGGCGCAGAGGATCGCGCAGTAGGCGGCGAGGGTCCGCGCCACGTCCTCGACCGTCTCCCGGGTCCCGATCCCGACCTCCTCGGCGCGCAGGTAGACGGGATGAGCGCCGAGGGTCGCGGCCGCCATCTCGGTCGACGCGCGCGTGCGGGCCGACGGCTTCTCGAACACCATCGCCACGCCCCGGCCGGCGAGGAGCGGCGGCACGCCGTCGGCGGCGTGCTTCCACGACTCGGCGCGAGCGAGCAGCGCCTCGAGCGCGGGAGGGTCGAGGTCGTCGACCTCGAGGAAGTCGCGGGCGCGCGTCACGCCGGCCTCGACGCGTCGAGGACGTCGTGGAGGACGGCGACCGCCTCGTCGAGCTCGGCGTCGGTGACGAGCAGCGACGGCGCGAACCGCAGCGCGCTCGGGGTGACGGCGTTCACGACCAGGCCGTGGTCCAGGCAGGCCCGGGCGACCGCGGAGGCGTCGAGCCCGGCGGCGAGCTCCGCCGCCAGCAGGAGGCCGACCCCGCGGACGGTGGCCACGCCGGGCAGCGCCGCCAGCGCGGCGGCGAGCCGCTCCCCCGCCCGGGCGGCGCGAGCCGGGACGTCCTCGGCCTCCATGACGTCGAGGACGGCGAGCGCGGCGCTCGCGGCGAGGGGCTGGCCCCCGAAGGTGCTGGCGTGCTCACCCGGCCCGAGGGCGGTGCCGGCCTCGCCGCGGGCCCAGCAGGCGCCGATCGGGACCCCGTTCCCGAGGGCCTTGGCCAGGGTGACGACGTCGGGACGCACGCCGGGGGCGTGCTGGAAGCCGAACCAGCGGCCGGTGCGGCCGACGCCGGTCTGGACCTCGTCGAGCATCAGCAGGGCCTCGCGCTCGTCGCAGAGCGACCGCACGGCCGCCAGGTAGCCGGGTGGCGCCGGCTGCACGCCCCCCTCCCCCTGGACCGGCTCGAGGAGCACGGCGCAGACGCGCTCGTCGAGCGCGGCGGCGAGGGCGTCGACGTCGCCGAACGCGACGTGGCGGAACCCCGGCGGGAGCGGCTGGAAGGGCTCGTGCTTCTGCGGCTGGCCCGTCGCCGCCAGGGTGGTGAGGGTCCGGCCGTGGAACGAGCCGTAGGCGCTGACGATGTGGTAGCGCTCGGGCCCGCCGTGGCGCTGCCCGTGGCGACGGGCGAGCTTGATCGCGCACTCGTTGGCCTCGGCGCCCGAGTTGGCGAAGAAGACGCGACCGTCGCCACCGAGGAGCGAATCGAGGCGCGCGGCCAAGCGGGGCTGGACGTCGTTGAGGTAGAGGTTCGACACGTGGACCAGGGTGCGGGCCTGCTCGGCGACCGCGGCCGCGACCGCAGGGTGCGCGTGGCCGAGCGACGTGGTCGCCAGGCCGGAGAGGAAGTCGAGGTACCGCCGGCCGTCGGTGTCGAAGAGGACGCTGCCCTCGCCGCGGACGAACGCCACGGGCAGGCGTGCGTACGTGGGCATCACGTGGTCGGCGTCGAGCGCCTGCAGCTCCTCGAGCGAGCGGGTCGTCGTGCTCATGGGTGCACCATCGTGCCGATCCCCTCCCGGGTGAAGAACTCGAGCAGCAGCGCGTGCGGAAGACGCCCGTCGAGGACGTGGGCGCGGCGGACGCCGCCGCGGACGGCGTCGATGCAGGACCGGACCTTCGGGAGCATGCCGTCCCCGACCGTGCCCGCGTCGAGCAGGCCCTCGAGGCCGGCCACGTCGATGCGTGACACGAGCGACTGGGGGTCGCGCGTGTCCCGGAAGATGCCGGCCACGTCGGTGAGGTAGACGAGCTTCTCGGCCCCGAGCGCCTCGGCGATCGCGGCCGCGACGGCGTCGGCGTTGACGTTGTGGGCCTGCCCCTCGTCGTCCACGCCCACCGTCGCCACGACCGGGATCAGCTCCTCCCGCAGGACGCGCTGGAGGATGGCGGGCTCGATCCGGCGCACGTCGCCGACGAAGCCCAGGCGGATGTCGCGCTGGTCGACGGTGATCAGCCCGGCGTCCTCGCCCGAGAGCCCGACCGCGTACGAGCCGTGCCGGTTCAGCGACGTGACCACCTCGCGGTTCACCTTGCCGACGAGGGCCATCCGGACGATGTCGACGGTCTCGGCGTCGGTGACCCGCAGCCCGTCCACGAACTCGGGCTCCTTCCCGAGGCGGCGCATGAGGTCGCTGATCTGGGGTCCGCCGCCGTGGACCACGACCGGGCTCATCCCGACCAGGCGCATGAGCACGACGTCCTGGGCGAACAGCTCGGCCAGCGCCGGGTCCGTCATCGCGTGGCCGCCGTACTTGATGACGACGGTGCGCCCGGCGAACTCGCGGATGTACGGGAGCGCCTCGGCGAGGACCGCGGCCTTGGCGTGCGCGTCTTGGGCGCGCTCGTCGGTCACGACGTCCCCATGTTCTCGTCGACGTAGGCGTGGGTGAGGTCGGTGAAGAGCACCGAGGCCTCGCCGCCACCGGCGTGGAGCTCGCACGCCAGCTCGACCTCCCGGCCCCGGAGCGCGGCGGCGACGGCGGCCTCGTCGTGGGGCGCCGCCACCCCGTCGCGGCAGACGGTGACGCCGTTGTACGCGATGTCGACGCGCTCGGGGTCGAGCTCGGCCCCGCTGGCGCCGAGCTCGGAGAGGACCCGGCCCCAGTAGGGGTCGGCGCCGTAGAGGGAGCACTGGACGAGCTGGCTGCTCGCCACCGCGCGCGCGGCGCGGCGGGCGTCGTCGCCGGTCGCGGCGCCGCGCACGACGACCCGGGCCAGCTTCGTGGCCCCCTCGGCGTCGGCGGCCATCGCGCGCGCGAGCGCGTCGCACACCTCGGTCACGGCGTCGGCGAAGGCGGCGAAGGCGGGCCCGCCGGGCTCGATCGCGGGGTTGCCGGCGCGCCCGTTGGCGAGGACGAGCACGGTGTCGTTCGTGCTGGTGCAGGCGTCGACGATCAGGGCGTCGAAGGTGTCCCGCACGCCGGCGCGCAGGGCCTGACGGAGCGCGTCCGGGCTGGCGTCGGCGTCGGTGGTCAGCACCGCCAGCATGGTGGCCAGGGCGGGCGCCAGCATCGCGGCGCCCTTCGCCATCCCGCCCACGCGGTAGCCGGCGGCCTCGACCCGGGCCGTGGCCTCCTTCGGAACCGTGTCGGTGGTGCGGATGGCGTCGGCGGCGGCGTGGCCGGCCTCGGCGTCGTCGGCGAGCCGCGCCGCGGCGGCGTCGATGCCGGCCTCGACCGCGGCGACGGGGAGCGGCCGGCCGATGAGGCCGGTCGAGGCCACAAGGACGTCCTCGGCCCGGCAGCCGAGGGCGGCCGCGGTGCGCTCGCACATGCGGCGGGCGTCGGCGCGGCCGGGGGCGCCGGTGGCGGCGTTGGCGTTCCCGGCATTCAGCACCACCGCGGCCGCGTGCGGGTCGGCGAGGTGGGCCCGGCTCACCTGCACCGGCGCGGCCGCGACCCGGTTCGTCGTGAAGACGCCGGCGGCGGCGACCGGGCCGCGGTCGGCGGTGGCGACGAGCGCGAGGTCGGGGGCGCCGCCCGGCTTGACGCCGGACGCGACCCCGGCGGCCTCGAAGCCCGCGGCGGCGGACACGCTCACGGCTCGAGCCCAACGAGGGGCAGGCCGGTCGCCTCGGGCAGCCCGAGCACGAGGTTGGCGGCCTGGATGGCCTGGCCGGCGGCGCCCTTCCCCAGGTTGTCGAGGGCGCCGAAGGCGAGGATCGAACCGGTGCGGTCGTCGAGGCGCACGGTGAGGTGGGCCGTGTTCGAGCCGAGCGTCGCCTTCGTGGTCGGCGGCTCGTCGAGCACGACCACGAACGGCTCCTGGGCGTAGAACTCGCGGTAGAGGTCGAGGAGGCGGGCGGTGGTCAGGCCCCCGGTGGCGGGGCGGGCGTAGCAGCTGGCGAGGAGGCCGCGCGTCATCGGCGCCAGGTGCGGCGTGAAGAGCACCTGCACCGGGGCGCCGCGCACCTCGCCGAGGGCCCACTCGATCTCGCCCGTGTGCCGGTGGTTCAGCAGCCCGTACGGGGCGACGGTCTCGTTGGCCTCGGAAAAGAGGCTGCCCGTCGACAGGCCGCGGCCGCGGCCGGACAGGCCGGACACCGCGTGGACGACGATCCCGTCGGGCTCGGCGAGGCCGGTCGCCAGCAGGGGCGCCAGCGCCAGCACGCTCGCGGTCGGGTAGCAGCCGGGGGCCGCGACCGAGATCTCGGGGGTGATGCGGTCGCGGAACAGCTCCGGCAGCCCGAAGGCGAAGCTCGGGAGCAGCTGCGGGGCCTCGTGGGGCTCGCCGTACCACTGCTCGTAGAGCGGCGCCGGCAGCCGGAAGTCGGCGCCGAGGTCGACGAGGTGCCCGACCCGCCCCACGAGCTGGGGGGCGAGCCGCTGGGACTGGCCGTGCGGGAGGGCGACGAAGACGGCGTCGAGCCCGTCGAGGGCGGCCGGCTCCAGCGGCTCGAGGGTGAGGCCCGGGTAGGCCCGGGCCAGCGACGGGTAGAGCCCGGCCACGGCGTCGCCGGCGTGGGTGTCGGCCACGGCCGTGGCCACGGCCAGGTCGGGGTGGCCGACGAGGAGCCGCAGGAGCTCGGCGCCGGCGTAGCCCGAGGCCCCGATCACGGCGGCTTGATACGCCATCCCGCATATCATACACGCGGATGAATACGCGGGCCAGGACGGGAGCGGGGTCCGGCGGTGCGGCTCCTACCCGCGGAGGGTGGCGCCGTGGCGGTGGGCGACGGCGTCGATGCTGCGCTGGCGGAGCTCGGCGACGTCGTTCTGGGTCAGGGTCCGGTCCGGCGCTCGGAGCCGGAGCGTGAACGCCAGGCTCCGTTTCCCGGGGCCGAGCTGGTCGGAGCGGAACTCGTCGAAGAGCCGGACGTCCTCGAGCGTCGGGCCGACAGCGGCGCGCAGGGTGTCGGCGATCGCGGCCGCGGGCACGTCGTCGCCGAGGACGAAGTCGAGGTCGATCGTGGAGGGCGGGAACGGGGACAGCGGGCGGAAGGTCCGGTCGCGCCGGGGCGCCGTCAGCAGGTGCTCGAGGTCGGCCTCGATCGCGACCGCCGGGCCGGGCAGGCCGGCGCGGGCCTGCGGCTCGGGGCCGAGCTCGCCGGCGTGGCCGAGGACCTCCCCGCCGGCGCGCAGCCGGGCGGCGCGGGCGGGGTGGTAGCCGGGGACGGTCGCCGGCTCGATGGCCCAGTCGTCGAGGTCGAGCGTGTCGGCGACGGCGCGCAGCAGGTCGGTGGCGTCGTAGACGTCGACCGGCCGGTCGGGCTCGA
This genomic interval from Acidimicrobiia bacterium contains the following:
- the argC gene encoding N-acetyl-gamma-glutamyl-phosphate reductase; the encoded protein is MAYQAAVIGASGYAGAELLRLLVGHPDLAVATAVADTHAGDAVAGLYPSLARAYPGLTLEPLEPAALDGLDAVFVALPHGQSQRLAPQLVGRVGHLVDLGADFRLPAPLYEQWYGEPHEAPQLLPSFAFGLPELFRDRITPEISVAAPGCYPTASVLALAPLLATGLAEPDGIVVHAVSGLSGRGRGLSTGSLFSEANETVAPYGLLNHRHTGEIEWALGEVRGAPVQVLFTPHLAPMTRGLLASCYARPATGGLTTARLLDLYREFYAQEPFVVVLDEPPTTKATLGSNTAHLTVRLDDRTGSILAFGALDNLGKGAAGQAIQAANLVLGLPEATGLPLVGLEP
- a CDS encoding acetylornithine transaminase, with protein sequence MSTTTRSLEELQALDADHVMPTYARLPVAFVRGEGSVLFDTDGRRYLDFLSGLATTSLGHAHPAVAAAVAEQARTLVHVSNLYLNDVQPRLAARLDSLLGGDGRVFFANSGAEANECAIKLARRHGQRHGGPERYHIVSAYGSFHGRTLTTLAATGQPQKHEPFQPLPPGFRHVAFGDVDALAAALDERVCAVLLEPVQGEGGVQPAPPGYLAAVRSLCDEREALLMLDEVQTGVGRTGRWFGFQHAPGVRPDVVTLAKALGNGVPIGACWARGEAGTALGPGEHASTFGGQPLAASAALAVLDVMEAEDVPARAARAGERLAAALAALPGVATVRGVGLLLAAELAAGLDASAVARACLDHGLVVNAVTPSALRFAPSLLVTDAELDEAVAVLHDVLDASRPA
- a CDS encoding argininosuccinate synthase; its protein translation is MSARGRRRVVLAYSGGLDTSVAVHWMRAEWDCDVIALAVDVGQRADDSWDTIRARARAAGAVEAEVVDARAEFADDYCLPALQANALYEGKYPLSSALSRPVIARHLVESARAHGADAVAHGCTGKGNDQVRFEVSVRALAPDLDVLAPVRDWGLTREDAIGYAARHGIPVKVRHDNPYSIDENLWGRAIECGALEDPWATPPTEPYALTTDPAAAPRDPWELVLSFEAGVPVALDGTALPLHELVESVSEAVGRYGWCRLDMVENRRVGIKSREVYECPGSLALILAHADLESITLERDLLREKARLEPRYAELVYDGLWFSPLRAALDAFVAASQAPVTGEVRLRLEPGRCFVAGRRSPHGLYDYELATYDAADRFRHQDAAGFVRLWGLGLETVARRHGPPKAGR
- the argB gene encoding acetylglutamate kinase, whose product is MTDERAQDAHAKAAVLAEALPYIREFAGRTVVIKYGGHAMTDPALAELFAQDVVLMRLVGMSPVVVHGGGPQISDLMRRLGKEPEFVDGLRVTDAETVDIVRMALVGKVNREVVTSLNRHGSYAVGLSGEDAGLITVDQRDIRLGFVGDVRRIEPAILQRVLREELIPVVATVGVDDEGQAHNVNADAVAAAIAEALGAEKLVYLTDVAGIFRDTRDPQSLVSRIDVAGLEGLLDAGTVGDGMLPKVRSCIDAVRGGVRRAHVLDGRLPHALLLEFFTREGIGTMVHP
- the argF gene encoding ornithine carbamoyltransferase, translating into MTRARDFLEVDDLDPPALEALLARAESWKHAADGVPPLLAGRGVAMVFEKPSARTRASTEMAAATLGAHPVYLRAEEVGIGTRETVEDVARTLAAYCAILCARVFDHETLEAMAAAIDVPVVNLLSDRAHPCQALADLLTLRELFGTLDGRRVAYVGDGNNVAASLAFAAALCGLELTIASPPGYALDDDVVERARNLGGAVELTADPYEAVRDVDAIYTDVWTSMGQEEEQERRRAAFAGYTVDRALMAAAGAGARFLHCLPAHRGEEVTADVIDGPQSAVWLQAANRMHATRALLAELGGA
- the argR gene encoding arginine repressor translates to MATLGKPQRQHRVARLLEEQPISSQAQIVELLAADGIVATQATVSRDLEELGAVKVRIPGGTMAYALPEHAREAAAPDDHLRRVMGDFVVEVAHSGNLVVLRTPPGSAHVIGSALDRAGLPDVLGNVAGDDTLILVCSEQAGGARVAAQLAALAGL
- the argJ gene encoding bifunctional glutamate N-acetyltransferase/amino-acid acetyltransferase ArgJ produces the protein MSVSAAAGFEAAGVASGVKPGGAPDLALVATADRGPVAAAGVFTTNRVAAAPVQVSRAHLADPHAAAVVLNAGNANAATGAPGRADARRMCERTAAALGCRAEDVLVASTGLIGRPLPVAAVEAGIDAAAARLADDAEAGHAAADAIRTTDTVPKEATARVEAAGYRVGGMAKGAAMLAPALATMLAVLTTDADASPDALRQALRAGVRDTFDALIVDACTSTNDTVLVLANGRAGNPAIEPGGPAFAAFADAVTEVCDALARAMAADAEGATKLARVVVRGAATGDDARRAARAVASSQLVQCSLYGADPYWGRVLSELGASGAELDPERVDIAYNGVTVCRDGVAAPHDEAAVAAALRGREVELACELHAGGGEASVLFTDLTHAYVDENMGTS
- the argH gene encoding argininosuccinate lyase, giving the protein MSEPDPARPLWHGRLDQPPADELVAFTESLSVDRRLAPEDVAGSRAHVRMLGATGILTPEEVAAILAALDAVEAELTDGTFAFAASDEDIHTAVERRVTELAGSTGAKLHTGRSRNDQVATDLRLYLLRAGRGAARAIHDLQTTLADRATEAGDLYLPGYTHLQRAQPVLLAHHLLAHFWALARDVDRWRDALDRTAVSPLGAGALAGSSLPLDPDAAARELGFPRRFENSIDAVSDRDFAAEALFVCSLTMVHLSRLGEELVLWCGTEFGFAHLADEYATGSSMLPQKKNPDVAELVRGKAGRVIGDLTGLLATLKGLPLAYNRDLQEDKPPLFDALDTCELALRALRGLVTTLTFDAERMRVAADDPEAAATDLAEHLVAKGVPFRDAHAAVGALV